A single region of the Nocardioides aquaticus genome encodes:
- a CDS encoding zinc-dependent alcohol dehydrogenase yields MRALTFHGKRDLRVEDVPDPRIEQPTDAIVEITSTAICGSDLHLMEVLGPFLKTGDVLGHEPMGRVVEVGPEAGNLKVGDRVVVPFNISCGHCWMCSKGLFAQCETTQNYATGKGASLFGYTQLYGGVPGGQAEYLRVPQAQFGPIVVPSDEPDERFLFLSDIIPTAWQAVKWADVQAGSTVVVLGLGPVGQFAARIARHLGAARVVGVDRVPERLAMAQRHGIETLDDSGVDDVAPALLDLFDGRGPDAVVEAVGMEAHGSPFGKAAHAVVGALPDALAAPMADKMALDRMGALHTAVKAVRRGGTVSVSGVYGGEVDPMPMMEMFDRGITMRFGQCHVRRWIDDIMPVVLDGADPLGTLDMTTHHVPLEQAPAAYDMFQKKEDGCIKVVLKP; encoded by the coding sequence ATGCGAGCTCTCACCTTCCACGGCAAGCGCGACCTGCGCGTCGAGGACGTCCCCGACCCGCGCATCGAGCAGCCCACCGACGCGATCGTCGAGATCACCTCGACCGCGATCTGCGGCTCCGACCTGCACCTGATGGAGGTGCTCGGCCCGTTCCTGAAGACCGGGGACGTGCTCGGCCACGAGCCGATGGGCCGGGTGGTCGAGGTCGGCCCCGAGGCCGGGAACCTGAAGGTCGGTGACCGCGTCGTGGTGCCGTTCAACATCTCCTGCGGGCACTGCTGGATGTGCTCCAAGGGTCTCTTCGCGCAGTGCGAGACCACCCAGAACTACGCCACCGGCAAGGGCGCGAGCCTGTTCGGCTACACCCAGCTCTACGGCGGCGTGCCCGGCGGCCAGGCCGAGTACCTCCGGGTGCCGCAGGCGCAGTTCGGCCCGATCGTGGTCCCCTCCGACGAGCCCGACGAGCGGTTCCTGTTCCTCTCCGACATCATCCCCACCGCCTGGCAGGCCGTGAAGTGGGCCGACGTCCAGGCCGGGAGCACCGTCGTGGTGCTCGGGCTCGGCCCGGTCGGCCAGTTCGCCGCCCGGATCGCGCGCCACCTCGGCGCCGCCCGGGTGGTCGGCGTCGACCGGGTGCCCGAGCGGCTCGCGATGGCCCAGCGCCACGGCATCGAGACCCTCGACGACTCCGGCGTCGACGACGTCGCCCCCGCGCTGCTCGACCTCTTCGACGGCCGCGGGCCCGACGCGGTCGTCGAGGCCGTCGGCATGGAGGCCCACGGGTCCCCGTTCGGCAAGGCCGCCCACGCCGTGGTCGGCGCCCTGCCCGACGCGCTCGCCGCCCCGATGGCCGACAAGATGGCGCTGGACCGGATGGGTGCGCTGCACACCGCGGTCAAGGCCGTACGCCGCGGCGGCACCGTCTCGGTCAGCGGCGTCTACGGCGGCGAGGTCGACCCGATGCCGATGATGGAGATGTTCGACCGGGGCATCACGATGCGCTTCGGGCAGTGCCACGTGCGGCGCTGGATCGACGACATCATGCCCGTCGTGCTCGACGGGGCCGACCCGCTCGGCACCCTCGACATGACCACGCACCACGTGCCGCTCGAGCAGGCCCCGGCGGCCTACGACATGTTCCAGAAGAAGGAGGACGGCTGCATCAAGGTCGTCCTGAAGCCGTGA
- a CDS encoding SDR family NAD(P)-dependent oxidoreductase, with protein sequence MLVTGASSGIGRATAHQLAARGDRLLLSSRSEDVLGEVARECTARGAADVLVVAADVADRRQVAAVFRAAHERWGGLDGVVHAAAVVAYGRFHDVPADVFDAVMTTNVLGTANVARESLRLFEDQRSGSLVLLGSVLAKIAAPLISPYGSSKAAVHALARAIQVEARRMPGVEVSIVSPGGVDTPIYDQAASYTGRPGHPPPPVTTPERVATACVRALDRPRRDTNVGVANAVMVAGFRVMAPAYDRMVGPLMSLLGQGRGHVEPGPGNVLAPRPARESVRGRWPHVWG encoded by the coding sequence GTGCTGGTGACCGGCGCCTCCTCGGGGATCGGGCGCGCCACCGCCCACCAGCTCGCCGCCCGCGGCGACCGGCTCCTGCTGTCCTCCCGCTCCGAGGACGTGCTCGGCGAGGTGGCCCGCGAGTGCACCGCCCGCGGCGCCGCCGACGTGCTTGTCGTGGCCGCCGACGTCGCCGACCGGCGACAGGTCGCGGCGGTGTTCCGCGCCGCCCACGAGCGGTGGGGCGGGCTCGACGGGGTCGTCCACGCCGCGGCCGTGGTCGCCTACGGCCGCTTCCACGACGTGCCGGCCGACGTCTTCGACGCGGTGATGACCACCAACGTGCTCGGCACCGCCAACGTCGCCCGCGAGTCGCTGCGGCTCTTCGAGGACCAGCGCTCCGGGTCGCTGGTGCTGCTCGGGTCGGTGCTGGCCAAGATCGCCGCCCCGCTGATCAGCCCGTACGGCTCGAGCAAGGCCGCGGTGCACGCCCTGGCCCGCGCGATCCAGGTCGAGGCGCGCCGGATGCCCGGCGTCGAGGTCAGCATCGTCTCCCCGGGCGGCGTGGACACCCCGATCTACGACCAGGCCGCCAGCTACACCGGCCGCCCCGGCCACCCGCCGCCGCCGGTGACGACCCCGGAGCGGGTCGCCACGGCCTGCGTACGGGCGCTGGACCGGCCCCGGCGCGACACCAACGTCGGTGTCGCCAACGCGGTCATGGTCGCCGGGTTCCGGGTGATGGCGCCGGCCTACGACCGGATGGTCGGCCCGCTGATGTCGCTGCTCGGCCAGGGGCGGGGACACGTCGAGCCGGGGCCGGGGAACGTGCTCGCGCCGCGGCCGGCGCGGGAGTCCGTCCGCGGGCGCTGGCCGCACGTCTGGGGCTGA
- a CDS encoding response regulator transcription factor, whose product MPLTLAVVNDYPLVVAGVRAVLEPYADRVVVTEVALSSAVTDGVDVVLQDSFGNPEQPMGDPRPHAGPGAPRRVVFSWDTDPRQVRGAVENGADGYISKTVSPDELVDAIERVHRGEQVLPAVETDPEDSPALGRWPGDEHGLSPRESEVLALICQGLSNLEISQRAFIGINTVKTYIRSAYRKIGVTTRPQAVIWALSHGFRTETAHEVVDAGPGRR is encoded by the coding sequence GTGCCCCTCACCCTCGCCGTGGTCAACGACTACCCGCTCGTCGTCGCCGGCGTGCGCGCGGTCCTGGAGCCGTACGCCGACCGGGTCGTCGTGACCGAGGTCGCGCTCAGCTCGGCGGTCACCGACGGCGTCGACGTCGTCCTGCAGGACAGCTTCGGCAACCCCGAGCAGCCGATGGGCGACCCCCGCCCGCACGCCGGCCCGGGCGCGCCCCGGCGCGTGGTGTTCAGCTGGGACACCGACCCCCGCCAGGTCCGCGGCGCGGTCGAGAACGGCGCCGACGGCTACATCTCCAAGACGGTCTCGCCCGACGAGCTCGTGGACGCGATCGAGCGGGTCCACCGCGGCGAGCAGGTGCTCCCCGCCGTCGAGACGGACCCCGAGGACTCCCCCGCCCTGGGCCGCTGGCCCGGTGACGAGCACGGCCTCAGCCCCCGGGAGTCGGAGGTGCTCGCCCTGATCTGCCAGGGCCTGAGCAACCTCGAGATCTCCCAGCGCGCCTTCATCGGCATCAACACCGTCAAGACCTACATCCGCTCCGCCTACCGCAAGATCGGCGTCACCACCCGGCCCCAGGCCGTCATCTGGGCGCTGTCGCACGGGTTCCGGACCGAGACCGCGCACGAGGTCGTCGACGCCGGCCCCGGACGTCGCTGA
- a CDS encoding catalase, whose amino-acid sequence MTSDQKNSKPIPGAPASEPPTLEEPTAPRETPPPKPDQAGPRTVSPTGQETGNPPEVNQQGGAYLTTATGARVRDTNHSLKAGPRGPTLLQDHHLREKMMHFDHERIPERVVHARGAAAHGTFTSYGTAEKISRAAFLAKGAETPVFVRFSTVLGSRGSADTARDTRGFATKFYTSEGNFDLVGNNIPVFFIQDGIKFPDVIHAGKPHPDREIPQAQSAHDTFWDFVSLHTEAQHHTIWNMSDRGLARSYRMMEGFGVHTFRMVDADGATSLVKLHWKPKLGVHSLVWEEALLTNGVDPDFHRRDLADAIEAGAFPSWELGLQVFPDNDEQMFEGIDLLDPTKLVPEELAPVQPVGEMVLNRNVSNYFAETEQVAFHTAHLVPGIDGTDDPLLQARHFSYLDTQLSRLGGPNFDQLPINRPHVPVNDMLRDGAHQSADHRGVAPYQPNTLDGGCPFMAGADMSAYEDLAVTIPASRKVRENPASFDDHYSQARMFWRSLSPVEQHHTAQAYAFELGKVYEQVIKERQLLALANIDTELCQIVANGLGLPAPAATVEVADVDPSPALSQVGGQWPTDGRIVGLVVDATGEPEALRQAGLVQDALVAAGLNAFVIAEHGGQVGDGLVVQRTFATVRSIELDALLLVGCPAPGADLLAGTGTTAGGTAETLDPRVVQLVQEAYRHCKAIGAWGAGATVLDVVGIGAGPGVVVDDAPDAVVEQTLVGLAGHRSWDRFPSTL is encoded by the coding sequence ATGACCTCGGACCAGAAGAACTCCAAGCCCATCCCCGGCGCCCCCGCCAGCGAGCCGCCCACGCTCGAGGAGCCGACCGCTCCCCGCGAGACGCCGCCGCCCAAGCCCGACCAGGCCGGCCCGCGCACGGTCAGCCCCACCGGTCAGGAGACCGGCAACCCGCCCGAGGTGAACCAGCAGGGCGGCGCGTACCTCACCACCGCCACCGGCGCCCGGGTCCGGGACACCAACCACTCGCTCAAGGCCGGGCCCCGCGGCCCGACGTTGCTGCAGGACCACCACCTGCGCGAGAAGATGATGCACTTCGATCACGAGCGCATCCCCGAGCGCGTGGTGCACGCCCGCGGCGCGGCCGCCCACGGCACGTTCACCTCCTACGGCACCGCCGAGAAGATCAGCCGTGCGGCGTTCCTGGCCAAGGGCGCCGAGACGCCGGTCTTCGTCCGGTTCTCGACCGTGCTGGGCTCGCGCGGCTCGGCCGACACCGCGCGCGACACCCGCGGGTTCGCCACGAAGTTCTACACCTCCGAGGGCAACTTCGACCTCGTCGGCAACAACATCCCGGTGTTCTTCATCCAGGACGGCATCAAGTTCCCCGATGTCATCCACGCCGGCAAGCCGCACCCGGACCGCGAGATCCCGCAGGCGCAGAGCGCGCACGACACGTTCTGGGACTTCGTCTCGCTGCACACCGAGGCGCAGCACCACACCATCTGGAACATGTCCGACCGCGGCCTGGCCCGCAGCTACCGGATGATGGAGGGCTTCGGCGTCCACACCTTCCGGATGGTCGACGCCGACGGCGCGACCTCCCTGGTCAAGCTGCACTGGAAGCCCAAGCTGGGCGTGCACTCCCTGGTGTGGGAGGAGGCGCTGCTGACCAACGGCGTCGACCCCGACTTCCACCGCCGCGACCTCGCCGACGCGATCGAGGCCGGCGCGTTCCCGTCGTGGGAGCTCGGGCTGCAGGTCTTCCCCGACAACGACGAGCAGATGTTCGAGGGCATCGACCTGCTCGACCCGACCAAGCTCGTCCCCGAGGAGCTCGCCCCCGTGCAGCCCGTCGGCGAGATGGTGCTGAACCGCAACGTCTCGAACTACTTCGCCGAGACCGAGCAGGTCGCCTTCCACACCGCGCACCTCGTGCCGGGCATCGACGGTACGGACGACCCGCTGCTGCAGGCGCGTCACTTCTCCTACCTCGACACCCAGCTGTCGCGGCTCGGCGGCCCGAACTTCGACCAGCTGCCGATCAACCGCCCGCACGTGCCGGTCAACGACATGCTGCGCGACGGCGCGCACCAGAGCGCCGACCACCGCGGCGTGGCGCCGTACCAGCCGAACACCCTCGACGGCGGCTGCCCCTTCATGGCCGGCGCCGACATGTCGGCCTACGAGGACCTTGCGGTCACCATCCCGGCCTCGCGCAAGGTGCGGGAGAACCCCGCGTCCTTCGACGACCACTACAGCCAGGCGCGGATGTTCTGGCGCAGCCTGAGCCCGGTCGAGCAGCACCACACCGCGCAGGCGTACGCCTTCGAGCTCGGCAAGGTCTACGAGCAGGTGATCAAGGAGCGTCAGCTGCTGGCGCTGGCCAACATCGACACGGAGCTGTGCCAGATCGTGGCGAACGGCCTGGGCCTGCCCGCGCCGGCTGCCACGGTCGAGGTCGCCGACGTCGACCCCAGCCCCGCGCTGTCGCAGGTCGGTGGCCAGTGGCCGACCGACGGGCGGATCGTGGGTCTGGTCGTCGACGCCACCGGCGAGCCGGAGGCGCTGCGCCAGGCCGGGCTCGTCCAGGACGCGCTGGTCGCGGCCGGCCTGAACGCCTTCGTGATCGCCGAGCACGGCGGCCAGGTCGGCGACGGCCTGGTCGTGCAGCGCACCTTCGCCACCGTCCGCTCGATCGAGCTCGACGCCCTGCTGCTTGTCGGCTGCCCCGCACCGGGCGCCGACCTCCTCGCAGGCACCGGCACCACCGCCGGCGGCACCGCGGAGACGCTCGACCCGCGCGTGGTGCAGCTGGTCCAGGAGGCCTACCGCCACTGCAAGGCGATCGGCGCCTGGGGCGCGGGGGCGACCGTCCTCGACGTCGTCGGGATCGGCGCGGGCCCGGGGGTCGTCGTCGACGACGCCCCCGACGCCGTGGTCGAGCAGACCCTCGTCGGGCTCGCCGGGCACCGCAGCTGGGACCGGTTCCCCTCGACGCTGTGA
- a CDS encoding TetR family transcriptional regulator produces the protein MSDDLDADARLVAGKPAPSERTRLTPTIVVDAAIAFIDERGLAELTMRRLGQELGVEAMALYRHVVGREELLDAIVVRVMAEMEDDDDVPAEPDAGWQDFLHRLAHGVRRVALRHPKVFPLVVSRPPRHPGCALRCAT, from the coding sequence GTGAGTGACGACCTCGACGCGGACGCACGGCTGGTGGCCGGCAAGCCGGCACCGTCCGAGCGGACCCGTCTGACGCCGACCATCGTGGTGGACGCGGCCATCGCCTTCATCGACGAGCGCGGCCTCGCCGAGCTCACGATGCGTCGGCTCGGCCAGGAGCTCGGCGTCGAGGCCATGGCGCTCTACCGTCACGTGGTCGGGCGCGAGGAGCTGCTCGACGCCATCGTCGTGCGCGTGATGGCCGAGATGGAGGACGACGACGACGTCCCCGCCGAGCCCGACGCCGGCTGGCAGGACTTCCTGCACCGCCTGGCCCACGGGGTGCGCCGGGTCGCCCTGCGGCACCCGAAGGTGTTCCCGCTCGTGGTGTCGCGCCCCCCGAGGCACCCTGGCTGCGCCCTCCGCTGCGCGACCTGA
- a CDS encoding YsnF/AvaK domain-containing protein, translating into MITTDQAHQLLEGGGNVVGTNGDKIGSIGQVFLDDQSGQPEWVTAKTGLFGNGESFVPLHQAESDGRDVRVPYSKDQVKDAPRVSDSDGHLSEDEETTLFRHYGLADGTPTGTPDRDSRDSRDSRDSRVGQTTGTESGTVGRDTSGPTTDSAMTRSEEQLHVGTEKVATGKARLRKYVVTENVTKTVPVTREEVRLEREPITDANAGDALSGGDLTSEEHEVTLHEDRVVTNKETVPVERVKVDTDTVTEERQVDEQVRHEEIVLDDDATDGRTTGSADQR; encoded by the coding sequence ATGATCACCACCGACCAGGCCCACCAGCTCCTCGAGGGCGGCGGCAACGTCGTGGGCACGAACGGCGACAAGATCGGCAGCATCGGACAGGTCTTCCTCGACGACCAGTCCGGTCAGCCCGAGTGGGTGACCGCGAAGACCGGCCTGTTCGGCAACGGCGAGTCCTTCGTGCCGCTGCACCAGGCGGAGTCCGACGGCCGCGACGTGCGGGTCCCGTACTCCAAGGACCAGGTCAAGGACGCTCCCCGTGTCTCGGACTCCGACGGCCACCTCAGCGAGGACGAGGAGACCACCCTGTTCCGCCACTACGGCCTCGCCGACGGCACGCCCACCGGCACTCCCGACCGCGACTCCCGCGACTCCCGCGACTCCCGCGACTCCCGCGTCGGCCAGACGACCGGGACCGAGTCCGGCACGGTGGGTCGCGACACCTCCGGCCCGACGACCGACTCGGCGATGACGCGCTCCGAGGAGCAGCTCCACGTCGGCACCGAGAAGGTCGCGACCGGCAAGGCTCGCCTGCGCAAGTACGTCGTGACGGAGAACGTCACCAAGACCGTGCCCGTCACCCGCGAGGAGGTCCGCCTCGAGCGTGAGCCGATCACCGACGCCAACGCCGGCGACGCCCTCTCCGGTGGTGACCTCACCTCCGAGGAGCACGAGGTCACCCTGCACGAGGACCGCGTCGTGACCAACAAGGAGACCGTGCCCGTCGAGCGGGTCAAGGTCGACACGGACACCGTCACCGAGGAGCGCCAGGTCGACGAGCAGGTGCGCCACGAGGAGATCGTCCTCGACGACGACGCCACGGACGGCCGTACGACCGGCTCCGCCGACCAGCGATAA
- a CDS encoding mechanosensitive ion channel family protein, which translates to MDIGNSFANATDGVFAFLPSLLGFLLLLIIGFVVAKVVAKVVKTVLDRLGLDQKLRESEANDYVEKVLPGASPANGISRVVFWLIFVFFITAAIGALGIPAVTTFMNQVLAYLPNVIVAIVIFVLAALVSGAVAGAVAKVMGDTPTGKIVATAVPALVMVIALFMILNQLQIAPQIVTIAFAATMGALALGAALAFGLGGKDVAGRILEDAYRNGKDAKDRARRDLETGKDRAQGEYESRTGDSSTSQYTQRVQTDGAYDPYQQGR; encoded by the coding sequence ATGGACATCGGAAACAGCTTCGCGAACGCCACCGACGGCGTCTTCGCGTTCCTCCCCAGCCTGCTCGGCTTCCTCCTGCTCCTCATCATCGGCTTCGTCGTCGCCAAGGTCGTCGCCAAGGTGGTCAAGACCGTGCTCGACCGCCTCGGCCTGGACCAGAAGCTCCGCGAGTCGGAGGCCAACGACTACGTCGAGAAGGTGCTCCCCGGCGCGAGCCCGGCCAACGGGATCTCGCGGGTGGTGTTCTGGCTCATCTTCGTCTTCTTCATCACCGCCGCGATCGGCGCGCTCGGCATCCCCGCCGTGACCACCTTCATGAACCAGGTGCTCGCCTACCTGCCGAACGTCATCGTGGCCATCGTCATCTTCGTGCTCGCCGCCCTGGTCTCCGGCGCGGTCGCGGGCGCGGTCGCCAAGGTCATGGGCGACACGCCCACCGGGAAGATCGTCGCCACCGCGGTGCCGGCGCTGGTGATGGTCATTGCGCTGTTCATGATCCTCAACCAGCTGCAGATCGCGCCCCAGATCGTCACCATCGCCTTCGCGGCCACCATGGGCGCCCTGGCGCTCGGTGCGGCGCTCGCCTTCGGGCTCGGCGGCAAGGACGTGGCGGGGCGGATCCTGGAGGACGCCTACCGCAACGGCAAGGACGCCAAGGACCGCGCCCGGCGCGATCTCGAGACCGGCAAGGACCGCGCCCAGGGCGAGTACGAGAGCCGCACGGGCGACTCCTCGACCAGCCAGTACACGCAGCGGGTGCAGACCGACGGCGCCTACGACCCGTACCAGCAGGGTCGCTGA
- a CDS encoding DNA-binding response regulator, producing the protein MPLTVAVVNDYPLVVAGLRAVLEPYESRVLVAELDVNTPVITRVDVVLQDTFGNAQGRSPDPRRAMGQTGAKLIVFSWDTHAHQVRTAMAGDVDGYVFKSASAAELVDAVEQVHRGVRVVPVSMAPAATRDEAGALGRWPGDEHGLSGRESEVLALICQGLSNQQISERAYLGVNTIKTYIRSAYRKIGVTTRPQAVIWAMSHGFKPGTEHRVVDPAPTGRTDPAGR; encoded by the coding sequence ATGCCTCTCACCGTGGCCGTGGTCAACGACTACCCCTTGGTCGTGGCCGGCCTCCGCGCCGTGCTCGAGCCGTACGAGTCCCGCGTCCTCGTCGCCGAGCTCGACGTCAACACTCCCGTCATCACCCGCGTCGACGTGGTCCTCCAGGACACCTTCGGCAACGCCCAGGGCCGCTCCCCCGACCCGCGCCGGGCGATGGGGCAGACCGGCGCCAAGCTCATCGTCTTCAGCTGGGACACCCACGCCCACCAGGTGCGCACCGCGATGGCCGGCGACGTCGACGGCTACGTCTTCAAGTCCGCGAGCGCCGCCGAGCTGGTGGACGCCGTCGAGCAGGTCCACCGGGGCGTGCGCGTGGTCCCGGTGTCGATGGCGCCGGCGGCCACGAGGGACGAGGCCGGCGCGCTGGGCCGGTGGCCCGGGGACGAGCACGGCCTCAGCGGCCGTGAGTCCGAGGTGCTGGCGCTGATCTGCCAGGGCCTGAGCAACCAGCAGATCTCCGAGCGCGCCTACCTCGGGGTCAACACGATCAAGACCTACATCCGCTCGGCCTACCGCAAGATCGGCGTCACCACCCGCCCGCAGGCCGTGATCTGGGCGATGTCGCACGGCTTCAAGCCCGGCACCGAGCACCGCGTCGTCGACCCCGCGCCGACAGGTCGTACGGACCCCGCCGGCCGCTAG
- a CDS encoding SRPBCC family protein, translated as MSTNERTIDATPEEVWAVLADGWLYPLWVVGATRMREVEPSWPEADSRIFHSVGAWPLVIDDSTSVVESVPAQHLTLRARAWPAGEATVVIDLEPADGRTLARIQEDVASGPGRLVPPPVRHLQLGWRNTETLRRLALVVEGRR; from the coding sequence ATGAGCACCAACGAGCGAACGATCGACGCGACACCCGAGGAGGTCTGGGCGGTCCTGGCCGACGGGTGGCTCTACCCGCTGTGGGTCGTGGGCGCGACCCGGATGCGCGAGGTGGAGCCGTCCTGGCCCGAGGCGGACTCGCGGATCTTCCACTCGGTCGGGGCGTGGCCCCTGGTCATCGACGACAGCACCTCGGTGGTCGAGAGTGTGCCCGCGCAGCACCTCACGCTGCGCGCCCGCGCCTGGCCGGCCGGCGAGGCGACGGTCGTCATCGACCTCGAGCCCGCCGACGGACGGACCCTGGCCCGCATCCAGGAGGACGTCGCCAGCGGGCCGGGGCGCCTCGTCCCGCCGCCGGTACGGCACCTGCAGCTCGGCTGGCGCAACACCGAGACGCTGCGCCGTCTGGCCCTCGTCGTCGAGGGCCGCCGGTGA
- a CDS encoding phytoene desaturase family protein — protein sequence MSGAGGAGHDAVVVGAGPNGLVAANHLADAGWSVLVLEEQPEAGGAVRSDRELDPDFVHDTFSAFYPLALASAAVVDLRLEDHGLEWAHAPAVLGHVMSDGRWALLHRDRHVTAGLLDDLEPGDGEAWLELCATWDRIGGPLVEALTSPFPPLGASTRLLRALPRAGGLDLVRTLLTPAASIARHRFRGEAPGLLLSGNAGHADLPLNSPGSGVFGLLMTMLGQTVGFPVPVGGAGALSAALVRRLEAKGGEVRTGAAVDHVVVTDGRAVAVTTRDGQRYDAGRAVLAAVTAPALFEHLLDPADVPSRVSRGMPAFELDPGTVKVDWALDGPIPWASTPAYAPGTVHVGDSVAQMTEAMTQVGAGSIPAAPFMLTGQMTTSDPTRSPAGTESFWAYTHVPQPGLTRGDAGGDDLTGRWDHDECERFADRMQARMEAVAPGFGDRVRVRRVLGPHELQARDANLVGGALNGGTSQLHQELFFRPVPGMLGRAGTGVRGLFLASSSAHPGGGVHGAAGANAARAALARHPVAGVARTVRQVGRGRGR from the coding sequence GTGAGCGGCGCGGGCGGCGCCGGCCACGACGCCGTCGTGGTGGGCGCCGGGCCGAACGGCCTGGTGGCGGCCAACCACCTCGCGGACGCCGGCTGGTCGGTGCTGGTGCTGGAGGAGCAGCCCGAGGCCGGTGGCGCCGTGCGCAGCGACCGCGAGCTCGACCCGGACTTCGTGCACGACACCTTCAGCGCGTTCTACCCGCTGGCCCTGGCCTCCGCCGCCGTCGTCGACCTGCGCCTGGAGGACCACGGCCTGGAGTGGGCGCACGCCCCGGCCGTCCTCGGGCACGTGATGTCCGACGGTCGGTGGGCCCTGCTGCACCGCGACCGGCACGTCACCGCGGGCCTGCTCGACGACCTCGAGCCCGGCGACGGCGAGGCGTGGCTCGAGCTGTGCGCGACCTGGGACCGGATCGGCGGGCCGCTGGTCGAGGCGCTCACCTCTCCGTTCCCGCCCCTGGGCGCCTCGACCCGGCTGCTGCGCGCGCTGCCGCGCGCCGGGGGCCTGGACCTGGTCCGCACCCTGCTCACCCCGGCCGCCTCGATCGCGCGGCACCGCTTCCGCGGGGAGGCGCCCGGCCTGCTGCTGTCCGGGAACGCCGGTCACGCCGACCTGCCGCTGAACTCGCCCGGGTCCGGGGTGTTCGGGCTGCTGATGACGATGCTCGGCCAGACCGTCGGGTTCCCGGTCCCGGTCGGCGGAGCCGGCGCGTTGAGCGCCGCGCTGGTGCGGCGGCTCGAGGCGAAGGGCGGGGAGGTCCGTACGGGGGCCGCCGTCGACCACGTCGTCGTCACCGACGGCCGCGCGGTCGCCGTGACCACCCGGGACGGGCAGCGGTACGACGCCGGCCGCGCCGTGCTCGCTGCCGTCACCGCGCCCGCGCTCTTCGAGCACCTCCTGGACCCCGCCGACGTCCCGTCCCGGGTCTCGCGGGGGATGCCGGCGTTCGAGCTGGACCCCGGCACGGTCAAGGTCGACTGGGCGCTGGACGGCCCGATCCCGTGGGCGAGCACCCCGGCGTACGCCCCGGGCACCGTCCACGTCGGCGACTCGGTGGCGCAGATGACCGAGGCGATGACGCAGGTCGGCGCGGGCAGCATCCCGGCCGCCCCCTTCATGCTCACCGGGCAGATGACCACCAGCGACCCGACCCGCTCGCCCGCGGGCACCGAGTCGTTCTGGGCCTACACGCACGTGCCGCAGCCCGGCCTGACCCGCGGCGACGCCGGCGGCGACGACCTGACCGGGCGGTGGGACCACGACGAGTGCGAGCGGTTCGCCGACCGGATGCAGGCCCGGATGGAGGCGGTCGCGCCGGGCTTCGGCGACCGGGTGCGGGTACGGCGGGTGCTGGGGCCGCACGAGCTCCAGGCGCGGGACGCCAACCTGGTCGGCGGCGCGCTGAACGGCGGGACCTCGCAGCTGCACCAGGAGCTCTTCTTCCGCCCGGTCCCCGGCATGCTCGGGCGGGCGGGGACCGGCGTGCGCGGCCTGTTCCTGGCGTCGTCCTCGGCGCACCCCGGTGGCGGGGTGCACGGGGCCGCCGGCGCCAACGCCGCCCGGGCGGCGCTGGCGCGGCACCCGGTGGCGGGGGTGGCCCGCACGGTCCGGCAGGTCGGCCGGGGGCGGGGCCGGTGA
- a CDS encoding MBL fold metallo-hydrolase, translating to MTTPAGAGGPEAPSLEFIGTATTLLRLGPFTLLTDPNFLHRGQRAYLGRGLWSKRLTEPSTQPGGLPELTAVLLSHLHGDHFDRVARRGLDRSVPVLTTPAAARRLHRWGFSGSYGLETWESSELLSDGWSLRVTAVPGVHAPGPARPLLPTVMGSVLELRRGDGPVHRTYVSGDTLFRPWLREVVERTGPLDAAVLHLGGTRVLGLLVTMDGQQGADLVDLLDPALTVPVHHDDYGVFRSPLTDFTDELARRGDQHRVRVVRRAERVELV from the coding sequence GTGACCACCCCGGCGGGAGCGGGCGGTCCCGAGGCGCCGTCCCTGGAGTTCATCGGCACGGCCACCACCCTGCTGCGACTGGGACCGTTCACGCTGCTGACCGACCCGAACTTCCTGCACCGCGGCCAGCGGGCCTACCTCGGCCGCGGGCTGTGGTCCAAGCGGCTCACCGAGCCCTCGACGCAGCCCGGCGGCCTGCCCGAGCTCACCGCGGTGCTGCTCTCCCACCTGCACGGCGACCACTTCGACCGGGTGGCCCGCCGCGGTCTCGACCGCTCCGTTCCGGTGCTGACCACGCCGGCGGCGGCGCGGCGGCTGCACCGGTGGGGGTTCTCGGGGTCGTACGGCCTCGAGACGTGGGAGTCGAGCGAGCTCCTCTCGGACGGGTGGTCGCTGCGGGTCACCGCGGTGCCCGGCGTGCACGCACCCGGCCCGGCGCGGCCGCTGCTGCCGACGGTGATGGGGTCGGTGCTCGAGCTGCGGCGGGGCGACGGCCCGGTGCACCGCACCTACGTCTCTGGGGACACGCTGTTCCGGCCCTGGCTGCGCGAGGTGGTCGAGCGGACCGGGCCGCTCGACGCCGCGGTGCTCCACCTCGGCGGGACCCGCGTGCTCGGGCTGCTGGTCACCATGGACGGGCAGCAGGGCGCCGACCTGGTCGACCTGCTGGACCCCGCGCTCACCGTGCCGGTGCACCACGACGACTACGGCGTGTTCCGGTCCCCGCTGACGGACTTCACCGACGAGCTCGCCCGCCGCGGCGACCAGCACCGCGTACGCGTGGTGCGACGCGCCGAGCGGGTCGAGCTCGTCTAG